A genomic window from Silene latifolia isolate original U9 population chromosome 11, ASM4854445v1, whole genome shotgun sequence includes:
- the LOC141614513 gene encoding uncharacterized protein LOC141614513, translating to MLESQGLELELDFGLFPCYDWISTPGNTVNWWKLCWNSLNVPKSSFIYWAVMLGRLLTRDRLAKMGDPTSMECYLCQGADESHGHLFFECEFSRKCSDLVQQKLTIRLNPRALVEWNKRGRRLSILRRRMVCACYVMVVYLIWQARNKARTMFTVIHPKVIVQQAIQAISIRFWARNKAPIKEEDISWLNSLRSS from the exons ATGCTCGAGAGTCAAGGGCTCGAGCTTGAGCTCGACTTTGGATTATTTCCAT GCTATGATTGGATTAGCACTCCAGGGAACACTGTTAATTGGTGGAAACTTTGTTGGAATTCTCTGAATGTTCCCAAGTCCTCTTTTATTTACTGGGCGGTTATGTTAGGCAGACTGCTTACTCGAGATAGGTTGGCAAAGATGGGTGATCCTACATCTATGGAGTGTTACCTTTGTCAGGGTGCTGATGAATCCCATGGGCACCTGTTTTTTGAGTGTGAATTTAGCAGAAAATGCTCTGATCTCGTGCAGCAAAAGCTTACTATCAGACTGAATCCACGAGCTCTGGTTGAGTGGAACAAAAGAGGTAGAAGACTTAGTATTCTGAGAAGAAGGATGGTATGTGCGTGTTATGTGATGGTGGTGTATTTGATATGGCAAGCTAGGAACAAAGCTCGTACTATGTTTACTGTCATTCACCCTAAAGTTATTGTTCAGCAAGCTATTCAAGCTATCTCTATCAGATTCTGGGCTCGAAACAAAGCACCTATCAAAGAGGAGGATATTAGTTGGCTCAACAGTTTGCGTTCTAGTTAA
- the LOC141614512 gene encoding uncharacterized protein LOC141614512 — protein sequence MDYTPAAQSSWVWRRICRVKQELLPCYDGQWNVQGKEYTAAACYDWLQGTGALRTNDKLVKFGMDIDATCFLCAQDSEGAEHLFFECIYSKLVICCINQSLKCHIPDRQVLEWCMLRNGTKVRKGVQAATVWGAMYHIWQERNKCRLEGVLVRPGRCAEKVIEDVKARIRGRDFQHVTKEDIDWLKHKNYM from the exons ATGGACTACACTCCGGCTGCTCAGTCTAGTTGGGTTTGGAGAAGAATTTGTAGGGTAAAACAAGAGCTACTCCCTTGTTATGATGGACAGTGGAATGTGCAGGGGAAGGAATATACAGCTGCTGCCTGTTATGACTGGCTACAAGGGACT GGAGCACTGAGAACTAATGATAAGCTAGTGAAGTTTGGAATGGATATAGATGCTACCTGTTTCCTTTGTGCTCAAGATTCTGAAGGGGCTGAACACCTATTTTTTGAGTGTATTTACAGTAAGCTAGTAATTTGTTGCATCAACCAGAGCCTGAAATGCCACATACCTGACAGACAAGTTCTTGAATGGTGTATGCTAAGGAATGGGACGAAGGTAAGGAAGGGGGTCCAAGCTGCTACGGTCTGGGGGGCTATGTACCACATTTGGCAGGAAAGAAACAAGTGCAGACTGGAAGGGGTACTAGTTAGGCCAGGAAGATGTGCTGAGAAGGTCATAGAAGATGTGAAAGCTAGAATCAGAGGACGAGATTTTCAGCATGTGACTAAGGAAGATATAGATTGGCTTAAGCATAAGAATTATATGTAA
- the LOC141612183 gene encoding protein JINGUBANG-like, producing the protein MENIIEERKTLFGLMSEDLNNKRDQAPSFNHLTQNNTMPSPGSTPRFGPSPESIWTRSPLPVTPSTPLVYRCISSLRHQGNIYSVTVSKGLVFTGSNTSHIRAWQLLDCSEKGYIRSSTCKISSLLVHGDMLFSSHKDHKIRMWSLRDCDANFNPRKIITLPPKSSNPFKLLLMSKPRLRQHRDMVSCMAYNSDDGLLYTGSWDKTVKSWRLSDGKCVDSFVAHANNINDMVIDRDGFIITCSSDGTIKMWSRVCGETYHTLTMTLSFHPFPIYALAINEDVSSSRTFLYSGSSDGCINFWSQNFSERYSHGGAIQAHQFAILCLVTLENLVISGSEDAMIKIWKRGGEGKVYYECIVVLEGHKGPVKCLGACLEKDVNATGFLVFSASSDQTFKIWRVKGLHEMKEDVILQEMKRNSFDSVTNYEDDDAVDKKSRGFGLGPILSPSWVVKKLHKRSSNNNNVAIA; encoded by the coding sequence ATGGAAAATATTATTGAGGAAAGAAAAACCCTTTTTGGGTTAATGAGTGAAGATCTTAATAATAAGAGAGATCAAGCACCAAGTTTCAATCACCTAACACAAAATAACACAATGCCTAGCCCGGGATCAACTCCGAGGTTTGGTCCAAGTCCTGAGTCGATATGGACCCGTTCACCTCTTCCTGTTACACCCTCGACACCTCTCGTGTATCGATGTATTTCCTCCTTACGCCACCAAGGAAATATATACTCGGTCACCGTGTCGAAAGGGCTAGTATTTACGGGGTCGAATACGTCTCATATTCGAGCATGGCAATTGCTAGATTGTAGTGAAAAAGGGTATATAAGATCAAGTACATGCAAGATTTCATCTTTGTTGGTTCATGGGGACATGCTCTTTTCTTCCCATAAAGATCATAAAATTAGAATGTGGAGTTTAAGGGATTGTGATGCTAATTTTAACCCAAGGAAAATTATCACTTTACCTCCCAAATCATCTAACCCTTTCAAGTTATTGTTAATGTCTAAGCCTAGGTTAAGACAACATAGGGATATGGTCTCATGCATGGCTTATAATAGTGATGATGGTTTATTATACACCGGATCTTGGGATAAAACGGTTAAATCTTGGAGATTAAGTGATGGGAAATGTGTTGATTCTTTCGTAGCGCATGCAAATAATATTAACGACATGGTTATCGACCGAGACGGGTTCATAATCACGTGTTCTTCGGATGGAACTATTAAAATGTGGAGTAGGGTTTGTGGTGAGACTTACCATACACTCACTATGACCCTTAGTTTTCACCCGTTTCCTATTTACGCGTTGGCCATCAATGAAGACGTGTCGTCTAGTAGGACGTTTTTGTACTCGGGTTCCTCGGATGGGTGTATCAATTTTTGGAGCCAGAATTTTTCAGAGAGGTATAGTCATGGTGGAGCAATACAAGCGCATCAATTCGCGATTCTTTGCCTAGTGACACTTGAAAATTTAGTTATTAGTGGTTCTGAAGACGCGATGATAAAGATTTGGAAGCGAGGGGGCGAAGGGAAAGTATACTATGAGTGTATTGTGGTCCTAGAAGGGCATAAAGGTCCGGTGAAGTGTTTGGGTGCGTGTTTAGAAAAGGATGTCAATGCGACCGGTTTCTTGGTGTTCAGTGCGAGTTCAGATCAAACTTTTAAGATATGGAGAGTTAAAGGTTTGCATGAAATGAAGGAAGATGTTATTTTGCAAGAGATGAAGAGGAATAGTTTCGATAGTGTGACGAATTATGAAGATGACGATGCGGTCGATAAGAAGAGTCGAGGGTTTGGTTTAGGTCCGATATTGTCTCCTTCATGGGTGGTGAAGAAGCTCCATAAGagaagtagtaataataataatgttgccATTGCTTAA